One Nerophis lumbriciformis linkage group LG21, RoL_Nlum_v2.1, whole genome shotgun sequence DNA segment encodes these proteins:
- the LOC133621386 gene encoding cyclic AMP-responsive element-binding protein 3-like protein 4 produces the protein MDAENRQQCNHGDTTAQDWQQEVHVPSCLVLDDSESEDVLQAVNPNHVFGGGPSSDSDSGVCEDPAGRSPVATVTLTQPCVYRVVYDLNEPERASADVVSIELDLWSSQALRPDACVVGEMPPVSGANGQPTVDLSGWELQLTEEEQKLLSQEGVSLPSQLPLTKAEERILKKVRRKIRNKQSAQDSRRRRKEYIDSLENRAAVCTAQNKELQKKAEQLEKHNMSLLSQLRHLKSLIKQTASKAAQTTTCLLIIFVSLSLILLPSLSPISRRSFADDDYRPSGVLSRNILTDVDSSTPKPDEPVAPDSSVPPDPSGQSGAEVNDPEQNLDRVVPLSVQSGNASIETPSHRITKSPHADEM, from the exons ATGGATGCAGAAAACAGACAGCAATGTAACCATGGCGACACGACGGCACAGGATTGGCAGCAGGAAGTGCATGTCCCATCATGCCTT GTTCTGGACGACAGCGAATCAGAGGATGTCCTCCAGGCTGTGAACCCCAACCATGTGTTTGGTGGCGGTCCATCCTCAGACAGCGACAGCGGCGTTTGTGAGGATCCCGCGGGCCGAAGTCCCGTTGCCACGGTGACGCTGACCCAGCCCTGTGTCTACCGGGTGGTGTATGACCTGAACGAGCCGGAGCGGGCGAGCGCGGACGTCGTCTCCATCGAGCTGG ACTTATGGAGCTCGCAGGCTCTCAGGCCCGACGCGTGCGTTGTTGGTGAGATGCCACCTGTCTCCGGCGCCAATGGCCAGCCCACCGTGGACTTG TCCGGCTGGGAGTTGCAGCTGACAGAGGAGGAACAGAAGTTGCTGAGTCAGGAGGGCGTGTCCTTGCCCAGCCAGCTTCCTCTCACCAAG GCCGAGGAACGAATCCTGAAGAAAGTTCGCAGGAAAATCCGCAACAAGCAGTCTGCGCAGGACAGCCGCCGCCGCAGGAAGGAGTACATCGACAGCCTGGAGAACAG GGCAGCAGTGTGCACAGCTCAGAACAAGGAGCTGCAGAAGAAGGCGGAGCAGTTGGAGAAACACAACAT GTCTCTGCTGAGTCAGCTGCGCCATCTCAAGTCTCTGATCAAACAGACCGCGAGCAAGGCAGCGCAGACCACCACCTGCTTACTA ATCATCTTCGTGTCGCTAAGTCTGATCCTGCTGCCAAGTTTGAGTCCAATCAGCCGCCGCTCGTTTGCAGATGACGACTACCGGCCCTCCGGAG TGCTTTCCAGAAACATCCTGACTGACGTTGATTCCTCAACGCCAAAACCAGACGAGCCGGTCGCTCCGGATTCCTCGGTTCCGCCTGACCCGTCGGGCCAATCAGGAGCGGAGGTCAACGACCCTGAACAGAACCTTGACCGTGTGGTCCCGCTGAGCGTTCAATCGGGAAACGCTTCCATCGAGACGCCAAGTCACCGCATCACCAAGTCGCCGCACGCAGATGAGATGTAG